The Panicum virgatum strain AP13 chromosome 5K, P.virgatum_v5, whole genome shotgun sequence genome has a window encoding:
- the LOC120706444 gene encoding phosphatidylinositol transfer protein 3-like isoform X1, with protein MLPLPLPACCLAVPGDRPDRCEFPVVSGVGGFRRRVRRAGSATHLSVLVHQGAEMSFLFKSSNSGTTEKGLSLEEQQEKINELRKELGEYSSAAIQDFLSDASLSRFLRARNWNVQKASKMMKAAVKWRLAFKPENICWADIAQEAETGKIYRADYKDKQGRTVLVLRPGLENTTSATGQIKYLVYSLEKAIMNLTEDQEKMVWLTDFQCWTLGSTPLKVTRETVNVLQDCYPERLGLAILYNPPRIFESFWKIVKPFLDHETRKKVKFVYSNDKESQKIMAEVFDMEELDSAFGGKNPATFEYNSYAERMQEDDKKMGSLHSSTDSFLESSEKEANGADSDASSEASFYSGTDSPRLDDEHSTPKNS; from the exons AtgctccccctcccccttcccGCCTGCTGCCTCGCAGTTCCCGGCGATCGGCCCGACCGCTGCGAATTCCCGGTCGTCAGCGGGGTCGGGGGGTTTAGGCGCCGTGTTCGGCGGGCGGGATCAG CTACGCATCTATCTGTGCTGGTTCATCAAGGTGCTGAAATGTCCTTTCTGTTCAAGTCAAGCAACAGTGGTACAACTGAGAAAGGCTTGTCCCtagaagaacagcaagaaaaa ATAAATGAATTACGCAAGGAGCTTGGTGAATACTCATCAGCAGCCATTCAGGATTTCCTTTCAGATGCCTCGTtatcgagatttcttcgagcaAGGAACTGGAATGTGCAGAAAGCTAGTAAGATGATGAAAGCAGCTGTGAAGTGGCGGCTCGCATTCAAGCCAGAGAACATTTGCTGG GCAGATATTGCACAGGAAGCAGAGACTGGAAAGATATATAGGGCAGATTACAAGGACAAACAAGGGAGAACTGTTCTTGTATTGAGGCCTGGCTTAGAG AACACTACCTCAGCAACAGGGCAGATCAAATATCTAGTTTACTCTCTGGAGAAAGCGATTATGAACCTAACAGAAGATCAAGAGAAGATGGTGTGGCTGACAGATTTCCAGTGCTGGACATTGGGAAGCACACCACTGAAGGTAACCCGTGAGACTGTCAATGTTTTGCAAGACTGTTATCCTGAGCGGTTGGGGCTAGCAATCCTTTACAATCCTCCTAGGATATTTGAATCATTCTGGAAG ATAGTGAAGCCTTTCCTGGACCATGAGACCCGCAAGAAGGTGAAGTTTGTGTACTCGAACGACAAGGAGAGCCAGAAGATAATGGCAGAGGTCTTTGACATGGAGGAGCTCGACTCGGCATTCGGGGGGAAGAATCCAGCTACATTCGAGTACAACAGCTATGCAGAGCGAATGCAGGAGGACGACAAGAAGATGGGATCTTTGCACAGCTCAACTGATAGCTTCCTTGAATCATCTGAGAAGGAGGCTAATGGCGCAGACTCTGATGCCTCGAGCGAGGCCTCCTTCTACAGTGGAACTGACTCTCCGAGACTTGACGATGAACACAGCACCCCGAAGAACAGCTGA
- the LOC120706444 gene encoding phosphatidylinositol transfer protein 3-like isoform X2, which translates to MSFLFKSSNSGTTEKGLSLEEQQEKINELRKELGEYSSAAIQDFLSDASLSRFLRARNWNVQKASKMMKAAVKWRLAFKPENICWADIAQEAETGKIYRADYKDKQGRTVLVLRPGLENTTSATGQIKYLVYSLEKAIMNLTEDQEKMVWLTDFQCWTLGSTPLKVTRETVNVLQDCYPERLGLAILYNPPRIFESFWKIVKPFLDHETRKKVKFVYSNDKESQKIMAEVFDMEELDSAFGGKNPATFEYNSYAERMQEDDKKMGSLHSSTDSFLESSEKEANGADSDASSEASFYSGTDSPRLDDEHSTPKNS; encoded by the exons ATGTCCTTTCTGTTCAAGTCAAGCAACAGTGGTACAACTGAGAAAGGCTTGTCCCtagaagaacagcaagaaaaa ATAAATGAATTACGCAAGGAGCTTGGTGAATACTCATCAGCAGCCATTCAGGATTTCCTTTCAGATGCCTCGTtatcgagatttcttcgagcaAGGAACTGGAATGTGCAGAAAGCTAGTAAGATGATGAAAGCAGCTGTGAAGTGGCGGCTCGCATTCAAGCCAGAGAACATTTGCTGG GCAGATATTGCACAGGAAGCAGAGACTGGAAAGATATATAGGGCAGATTACAAGGACAAACAAGGGAGAACTGTTCTTGTATTGAGGCCTGGCTTAGAG AACACTACCTCAGCAACAGGGCAGATCAAATATCTAGTTTACTCTCTGGAGAAAGCGATTATGAACCTAACAGAAGATCAAGAGAAGATGGTGTGGCTGACAGATTTCCAGTGCTGGACATTGGGAAGCACACCACTGAAGGTAACCCGTGAGACTGTCAATGTTTTGCAAGACTGTTATCCTGAGCGGTTGGGGCTAGCAATCCTTTACAATCCTCCTAGGATATTTGAATCATTCTGGAAG ATAGTGAAGCCTTTCCTGGACCATGAGACCCGCAAGAAGGTGAAGTTTGTGTACTCGAACGACAAGGAGAGCCAGAAGATAATGGCAGAGGTCTTTGACATGGAGGAGCTCGACTCGGCATTCGGGGGGAAGAATCCAGCTACATTCGAGTACAACAGCTATGCAGAGCGAATGCAGGAGGACGACAAGAAGATGGGATCTTTGCACAGCTCAACTGATAGCTTCCTTGAATCATCTGAGAAGGAGGCTAATGGCGCAGACTCTGATGCCTCGAGCGAGGCCTCCTTCTACAGTGGAACTGACTCTCCGAGACTTGACGATGAACACAGCACCCCGAAGAACAGCTGA